The following DNA comes from Nymphalis io chromosome 12, ilAglIoxx1.1, whole genome shotgun sequence.
CTTCTTAAGACGAGGGTCATACTCAGGACATTCACCTGTTGTCACtgttagatttttattattaaacgttCACGTTTTGTACAAATCGAATAGGCTCGCGCTTATACTTAACCAGCTTCCACCCGCAGTTGCGCCCGCGTTAGAGGGATCGGATTGCCTATATATTAAGTCAAAATTCATCCAAATatgttcagtagtttttgaaGAGTTAAGAAAATCCATCCATTCTCACAGAATGTAGTATAAGtaagattgttttattttgaataccattacataaaagaaatagtaattattatgttatacattgcaagtataaacatattatgtctTATACTATCGATATTCCTGTATTTTATCACATACTAGCTTATACTCGAAGCTTCGCTTTAAAGACGTGTATATATTACCGAGTCCTCATTGTGTTACCATTTGGTAGTTTTCATAAGTGTAACTCAAAGCTTGACCCCACTTCGTATGGATAAAATTCATTCTGTCACCATTCCTAACTATCTAATTACGTTCATCTGTTCCAGTGTAGCTCTTAAGCTACTGATCATATTATTTTGACAATGAGGCATCGTTAGTTTCGCCTCAAAGTCGCACTactatataatttcataataacaaCACGGGGATCTTTCATAATAGGATCCTTGCATAATACtctgaataaaaatgttatatttgtatattcggGATTGGCATATAggctttattatatatcatattttaaagtaatgtaCAGCATGCGCTGCAaatcatatttttctttgtaaatgaTTAACGATACAATTCGTTCGTTCCACCTTATTTATGGTGATGGTATAATGTCAGAAATCTTCATTCTGTCAATAACAATTTTACGAAGTTTCGGCTCAGACTCAGTTTTAGCGAATGAATGACGCATATAATACGATCGAATACAaatgttcatttttattaagatcattatttgtttcttgctcttccataGTCGGGTTTtagtattacatatacatattacagtagggctattctgtaagaacaaaactACAAACTCACCTCAGAACAGATTCAGAAAGATGTCAGAAAGTGGtatgcgacattgattataataattaattacaacgtTTATAGGTACATGTATTAAATGCGTATCAGCGTAATTTggttatcaacatttcacgagtgaaatATGAAGTGAGTTTTTATAGAACTGTGTAGTGTATGTGTGTAGCGTAGAAGAAGTaagataaaagaatataattgcaatttttgtaaaatgacgaaAAGCCGAGTCATTGCAATAAAAGTTACTGCTTTATACAAGGCGTTCGAAGATATTGCGATTTTAGATTTTAAAGGGGGTCAGTGTACTCTTCAATTCTTTAACTACATCCAATCGAATCGAATCGTTCAGTGTCATTGTTACAAGCACAACAAGACAATAGCACCTTTTCATGAGACAAAAGTGTCACGCtgaaaatgattaatatattacttatatatttttaacgttacGCAGGACGCCGCAAAGTACGCGTAATGCTAGTTGCTTTTTAAAAATTGGAAACTAATGTTCTACAATAATAAATGTTGAAAGTGTTTAAGTGTCTAACGTTtcatttgagtttttttttaaatatttctttaattgattattttttaattttcaggtgATTCTCACTGTGGCCTGTGAAAGCGCAGCTCCAGACAGTTTGAAACTTGTATGGTTGTCGAACACATCGCTTACCTGTAATGATGGTTCACGAGCAGGGTAAGATTTAATACGACTATTTAGTAAATGTTTGACattgttacattattaataggcgttatatattcaataaagaaaaggcttggagcttatcccacaaTTCTGCTCGTAGTAGAGCATTTCATTcacattttaaatgaaacacacataattaatgaatatgttaattactttaattaaataaacatttatgtatattgtaatagAGTTGAATATGATATTGGAATTTGAACTTTGTATTAGATAAAATCTGTTAGacgtaaatatttaactacGGAAAAGATCAAGGATTTTGAATATCATtaacaaaattttgtttattaattgtttataatacttttttttatatttgcaacaCAATATCATATTTGATATTTCAGGTATTATATTCGACGTGGAACCAATAATCACCACTGGGTGGTATACTTAGAGGGTGGCGGGTACTGCTGGGATGCGGCATCGTGTGGTGCGCGGTGGCGTCGCAGGCCGGGTCTCATGTCATCCTTGCGATGGCCTCGAGCTCGCCGAGCTCCAGCCTTGCTGTCTTCAGACCCGCAAGCGAATCCACTCTGGCACGCGTCTAATCACGTCCTGCTGCCGTACTGTTCGAGTGATATGTGGACGGGGACTCGCACGGTTCGACGCTCCAACAGTAGCTTTGCCTTCACAGGCAGACTGATTGTACGTTCTGTATTCGATGAACTTCTGCAGCTAGGGCTGGCTGGGCGTCTCTTGCTCGTCGGTTCGAGTGCAGGTGGAACAGGAGTTATGTTTCACGCGGATGGTGCAAGGAGAAGTCTTCGAGCTCATGGTATTCGCGTCGCAGCTATCGCTGATTCCGGCTGGTTTCTGGACAGACCACAAAAGACACGAAGGGCCTCATCAGCCGATAACATCGCCCGGCTAGGTCATTCATTGTGGCTGGGATCACCACCGATGGCATGTGTTCGAGAATATCGCGATAAGCCGTGGCTGTGTTATTTCGGGTATCGTCTGTACCCCCACATCCGAACGCCTCTATTCGTTTTTCAATACCTTTTTGATTCTGCACAACTTACTGCAGAGGGAGTTCGAGCCCCGCGGACTAGAGCACAGTGGGACGCCGTTCATGAGACAGGTTCCGCAATTCGCGCAAGTCTTAAAAACGTACGTTCCACTTTTGCACCCGCGTGCATTGCTCACGGCGCACTCGCGCGACCCGAGTGGTTAGCGATTAATGTATCAGGTGTGTCATTACCGAGAGCAATCTCGTGCTGGGAGAGACGATTTAGTAACGGTAGTAGGAAAGAGCGCGCACGATGCGCGCCAAGAAGACTTGTGGAACGATGCTCTTGGCCGCAGTGCAACGGTTCTTGCCCTCGATTGCGCGATCCTCGGACCGGCGAGGAAGTGGCGCTAGCTGCGCTGTTACAGAGCTTCGGTCTTGACGTCCGCGGCGCGGCGGCTGCGATGGGTCTTGACGCCCGCGCTTTATCTCGCATGAGTCGCGCGGAACTATTGCCGTTGTTGGCTCCGCACACGTGATATAAGATATGACTGTAACGTGCTTCGTGCACGGCTAATCTACCTCGTTTTGTTGCaagtacaattattaataatatttacatactatttattgtaacgtataataaattaatataagtaaaaaattaaacattatgtaccctcttttattttataaaattttagagtcgttatatataatatactttatttggcatttgtaaaatacattgtttCTTAACAAGTAATGATGGACTAGTtcacacttaaaaataaatatatagattacacCTAAATATATCTCACTGTGGTCAACCAGTTTTAACGTATTCCTACACAGGATGTGTCCGATCAGTAACGGGAATCATTATGTTAAATAGATTGGTTAAATAGTTGGAGTCAACGTGGAGTTTTGGAGCGGTTTCGATTGTACTCGGTAAGCGGAAGACCAGAGGGAAGTCGCCCATAGGCTTTCACTGGAATGCGATACGACTTGTTAACGATGATCCCGCCGTTTCGGAGGCGAACTCCACTTTGTCATAATCGATTAGAGCGTTCGACACTGACAGCTATTGAAACATCGATGACGTCGTTGGCGAGGAAAAAATCGGAAGAGACAATGTTTGCGTTGTGTCGCCATCGACTAATTAGACGTGCCGTTACATTACGATTGACGAAATCAGCGTTTTCTCGAAGCGAGCCCCTGAGGAAAAGAATGTCTAAGACTGTAGGTGTCGTTTGCGCCATCGCCGAAAACAGCGGGGAGCGGGAAGAGGGCAGGGGAGACATGTCGATCATCCGATCTAGGTAGTGAAATAGATCCGTTGGGCTATTTGTGTTCGCCCAAAGATGAGGTAAAATTGGCCACAACCACCGGTTTCctgtaacaatataataattttgctgttatattcaattgtaaataaaacctttttttatgattaatcttattatatcaataaaaatactatttcattttatatataggttgtatttcaaaatatgaTGACAAGTCATAAAGTATCGTCatcatatactttttaataacagGCGTATTTAAACGAATACGAGAAATTGTATGTAAGGAGTtacacatataattaatttttgttaacagATAATACAGTTCAATGCATTATGcgttaataaaaatctatttgacattatataatatattatccagTTGACATTATCACATTTTgacaggccggttggcgtggttggtagatacttgccttacacgtcgaaggttgtgggttcgattcttacccaggacagacatttgtgcatgaacatgtctgtttatcctaagtctgggtgtaattatctatataagtatgtatttacaaaagaaaagtagtatatgtagtatatcagttgtctggtgtccATAGCACAAGATCTGCTTAattcgggatcagatggccgtgtgtgaataacgtcctaggatattatattatattatatattgtagctATTTTTCGCATATCATTTTTTACTTTCCCTAAATAATTTGTACTTGTCGGATAAAACTCTGTCATGTTTATTCATCAATCTGCGTTCCTaactttttctaaaaaaaaggaGATTTtgccagcggtgggacatttataatctgttactttattttttatataatctttattttctataaatagcagcatacattatataaatctcacaatataatataacgcCTGAATAGATAAATAGCACTAACTTTATAGAGGACGTAACTGGAGTTGATTTTACTGTATTATTTCACTCTGATATACCTTATttttagaatagcaacaccgtAATTCTTATACAGCCGGTTGGAGAACACATTAATTCTGCTAAACGGTTACATTAGACACACTGGTCGGACTACTTGAAACACAGACAGTCTGTATTTAAGAACCCGCAGAAGTCATTTGAGACGGTTAATTCGATTAAA
Coding sequences within:
- the LOC126772209 gene encoding palmitoleoyl-protein carboxylesterase NOTUM; the protein is MSVSSGPHCRSYWLTWTFCVILTVACESAAPDSLKLVWLSNTSLTCNDGSRAGYYIRRGTNNHHWVVYLEGGGYCWDAASCGARWRRRPGLMSSLRWPRARRAPALLSSDPQANPLWHASNHVLLPYCSSDMWTGTRTVRRSNSSFAFTGRLIVRSVFDELLQLGLAGRLLLVGSSAGGTGVMFHADGARRSLRAHGIRVAAIADSGWFLDRPQKTRRASSADNIARLGHSLWLGSPPMACVREYRDKPWLCYFGYRLYPHIRTPLFVFQYLFDSAQLTAEGVRAPRTRAQWDAVHETGSAIRASLKNVRSTFAPACIAHGALARPEWLAINVSGVSLPRAISCWERRFSNGSRKERARCAPRRLVERCSWPQCNGSCPRLRDPRTGEEVALAALLQSFGLDVRGAAAAMGLDARALSRMSRAELLPLLAPHT